The genomic DNA TCGGTGGGCCCCGACGCCACCTCTCGGGGCCCACCCATGTCCCGTCTCCCTGTCACGGCGGGACGAAAGCGGTGATTCTGTTGATTCGGGGTAGTTGGAGGCCATGGCCGGAGGATGCCGTGGCGCCAGGAACCACGGCCTCCAGCACGGCACCTCCGGCCATACATATTTCCTCCCGACATAAATGTGTGGGGTCCGGGAGGCAGGGCACCCGGCCTTCTGAGAAAACGTCACCGAATTCGATGACGTCTGTACGACTTTGCAGTTCAACTGCGAGGGCAGCAAAAAAATCTCGATGAGGGAGCCGTTTTATGAGTGACAGCATCTGGGGCTACCAGCCGACCACCGGCCACACCGCGGGCACCGACCTGATCGGATACAAGGTCGAGGCCACCGACGGCAGTATCGGGAAAGTCGACAAGCACTCGGACGACGTCAACTCCTCGTACCTCGTCGTCGACACCGGCGTGTGGATCTTCGGCAAGCACGTTCTGCTGCCGGCCGGGACCGTGAAGACGGTCGACCAGGCCGAGCGCAAGATCTATGTCGACCTCACGAAGGAGCAGATCAAGGACTCCCCGGAGTTCGACAAGGACAAGCACGCCGGTGACGCCGGCTACCACGAGCAGGTCGGCAGCTACTACCAGAGCCACCGACGCGTCTGACCTCACAGCGCCACCCCGCAAGTGGGGCCGACCAAAGTGTCTTTGGTCGGCCCCACTTCTCGTGCGCCAGCAAGCGTCGTCAAGCGGATGGCCCGGGGTTGCCGGCTCCGTTCCCGGATCGTGTGGTGTGCATTCCCTGAACGGGGGTACGCGCCTGGTGCCGGTCTCCAGCAGCCGGCGGCACGGGGGCTGGATACACGTGGGAGGGCCCTGAGATGACAGTGACCGAGGCAACAAGAGCGCGGACGGTGGCGCTGCCGGAGATAGCGGACCCCTCGGGGGTCGCTCCCAAGGATGCCCGTCAATTGTCCCGGCTGTTCTTCGACAGGCTCGCCGTTCTGGAAGAGGGCACGCCCGAATACCAGTACGCACGTAACACCCTCATCGAGATGAACGTCACCCTCGTCCGTTTCGCGGCCGCGCGCTTCCGCAGTCGCAGCCAGGACGAGATGGAGGACATCGTCCAGGTCGGCACGATCGGGCTGATCAAGGCCATCGACCGGTTCGAACTCACCCGCGAAGTCGAGTTCACCTCCTTCGCGGTCCCCTATATCGTCGGTGAGATCAAGCGCTTCTTCCGCGACACCTCGTGGGCCGTGCACGTCCCTCGCCGCCTACAGGAAGCCCGCATCCAGCTCGCCAAAGCCACCGAGGAGCTCCAAAGCAGGCTTGACCGCATGCCCACGGTCAAGGAACTCTCCGAGCTG from Streptomyces avermitilis MA-4680 = NBRC 14893 includes the following:
- a CDS encoding PRC-barrel domain-containing protein, whose product is MSDSIWGYQPTTGHTAGTDLIGYKVEATDGSIGKVDKHSDDVNSSYLVVDTGVWIFGKHVLLPAGTVKTVDQAERKIYVDLTKEQIKDSPEFDKDKHAGDAGYHEQVGSYYQSHRRV
- a CDS encoding RNA polymerase sigma factor SigF, which translates into the protein MTVTEATRARTVALPEIADPSGVAPKDARQLSRLFFDRLAVLEEGTPEYQYARNTLIEMNVTLVRFAAARFRSRSQDEMEDIVQVGTIGLIKAIDRFELTREVEFTSFAVPYIVGEIKRFFRDTSWAVHVPRRLQEARIQLAKATEELQSRLDRMPTVKELSELMCLSEEEVNEARLASNGYTSSSLDATISSSNDGEAALADFIGTDDNALELVEDFNALAPMIAELDDRERRIIHMRFVDELTQAQIGEHLGVSQMHVSRLLSRTLAKLREGMLTTN